One part of the Opitutales bacterium genome encodes these proteins:
- a CDS encoding response regulator — TAPPTSKVKNGSKRPHDSPHLWSHPVAHDNHYLHVYKYYLEYQELAKQVGLENSFETDTSEIFFRYEILLSRIDILYTGATAKLLREKTEHYDDFKLQRDYLYSIEPLVARADAGDREAMRALLMELSGRAHEVKLLMFDLSNLVYDSFNQRRDGLSNAFSETVKLVTVTIICLLIMVVLLLALAFLASKARASAVRHRQLAERSAQAKLRFLATMSHEIRTPLNAIIGFSELLSRNSIPSDKASNEHIGIVLRAGRHLSSLIDSILDWSKIDSGKIELVSTPIHLANFLREFHGLYRGRAEEKHIDFVLEARPETDVGLWVDVTRLNQILTNLVGNAIKFTPKGKRVTLRAKRNGVLWYFEVEDEGIGIPIEKRRLVFEVFEQADSTTTRQFGGSGLGLSISRELARLMGGDIVLKSSETGGSVFTLKIPHDEAELEEEAIAEKNDFDPLKVRFETSTKVLVVEDGKANQKLIAIMLQKMGISVSLASNGKDGWQQASAQVPDLILMDMQMPEMDGLESAERISAEPSLRDVPIVFLTANAFEEHRSLAMQAGGAGFLTKPVDLRELTKELVRHLPYNLLKEEGIDRVESVN; from the coding sequence CCACCGCGCCACCTACATCGAAAGTCAAGAATGGCTCAAAGAGGCCGCATGACTCCCCGCACCTCTGGTCACACCCTGTCGCACATGACAATCACTATCTTCACGTTTATAAATACTATCTTGAATATCAAGAGCTAGCTAAACAAGTAGGGCTAGAAAACTCTTTCGAAACTGATACGTCTGAGATTTTCTTTCGCTACGAGATATTACTCAGCCGAATTGATATACTATACACCGGAGCTACTGCGAAATTGTTGCGCGAGAAAACTGAGCATTATGATGACTTCAAATTGCAGCGCGATTATCTCTATTCCATAGAGCCGCTTGTAGCGCGGGCTGATGCTGGGGATCGTGAGGCGATGCGGGCGCTTTTAATGGAGCTCAGTGGGAGAGCCCATGAGGTGAAACTGCTCATGTTTGATCTCAGCAACCTTGTCTACGATTCTTTCAATCAACGTCGCGACGGACTCTCCAACGCCTTTTCGGAGACAGTCAAATTGGTTACGGTGACGATCATCTGTTTGTTAATTATGGTCGTGCTTTTGTTGGCCTTGGCATTTTTGGCGTCAAAAGCGCGCGCTTCGGCAGTGCGGCATCGACAACTTGCCGAGCGGAGTGCTCAGGCCAAGTTGCGCTTTCTCGCGACAATGAGCCATGAGATCCGGACGCCACTCAATGCTATTATTGGTTTCTCAGAATTACTCTCTAGGAATTCGATCCCTTCGGACAAGGCATCGAATGAGCATATAGGTATCGTGCTTCGAGCTGGACGCCATCTGTCGTCGCTCATTGACTCCATTCTAGACTGGTCAAAGATCGACTCGGGTAAGATAGAGCTGGTATCTACTCCGATTCATCTGGCGAATTTCCTCCGGGAATTCCACGGACTGTATCGTGGTCGAGCTGAAGAAAAGCATATTGATTTTGTGCTCGAAGCTAGACCTGAAACCGATGTCGGACTTTGGGTGGACGTGACTCGGTTAAATCAGATTCTAACCAATTTGGTAGGTAATGCCATAAAGTTTACCCCCAAGGGCAAGCGGGTCACGTTAAGAGCGAAGCGGAATGGGGTTCTGTGGTATTTTGAGGTCGAGGATGAGGGGATTGGTATCCCAATAGAGAAGCGTCGTCTTGTTTTTGAGGTTTTCGAACAAGCCGATTCAACTACGACGCGGCAGTTCGGCGGATCTGGGCTTGGGTTGTCAATTTCTAGGGAGTTAGCCCGTTTAATGGGCGGAGATATCGTTTTGAAGAGCTCTGAGACCGGTGGCTCTGTCTTTACCTTGAAGATTCCCCATGACGAAGCTGAGCTGGAAGAGGAGGCAATCGCAGAGAAAAATGACTTTGATCCGTTGAAGGTGAGGTTTGAAACCTCTACTAAGGTCTTGGTCGTAGAAGATGGGAAGGCGAATCAGAAGCTCATTGCCATCATGCTCCAGAAAATGGGTATCTCGGTTTCCCTGGCTTCGAATGGGAAAGACGGGTGGCAGCAAGCATCTGCCCAAGTTCCTGATCTCATCTTGATGGATATGCAAATGCCGGAGATGGATGGTCTAGAATCCGCAGAGCGCATTAGCGCAGAGCCCAGCTTGAGGGACGTCCCGATCGTTTTTTTGACAGCCAATGCATTTGAGGAGCATCGGAGCCTCGCGATGCAAGCCGGTGGGGCGGGGTTCCTGACAAAACCCGTCGATTTGAGAGAGCTAACAAAAGAGCTTGTTCGGCATTTGCCATACAATCTCTTGAAAGAAGAGGGTATCGATAGAGTGGAATCTGTGAACTAG